From one Triticum urartu cultivar G1812 chromosome 3, Tu2.1, whole genome shotgun sequence genomic stretch:
- the LOC125545815 gene encoding ubiquitin-conjugating enzyme E2 27, producing the protein MVDVSRVQKELTECNRDSDISGVSIALHDGGSSITHLTGTIAGPRDSPYEGGTFRIDIRLPGGYPFEPPKMQFITKVWHPNISSQNGAICLDILKDQWSPALTLKTALLSLQALLSAPAPDDPQDAVVAQQYLRDKATFVSTARYWTEAFAKSDSTGMEEKVQKLVEMGFPEDMVRSALMSVNGDENMALEKLCSG; encoded by the exons ATGGTGGACGTGTCGCGCGTGCAGAAGGAGCTGACGGAGTGCAACCGGGACTCGGACATCTCCGGCGTCTCCATCGCGCTCCACGACGGCGGCTCCAGCATCACCCACCTCACCGGCACCATCGCCGGGCCCCGCGACAGCCCCTACGAGGGCGGCACCTTCCGCATCGACATCCGCCTGCCAG GTGGCTACCCCTTTGAGCCTCCTAAGATGCAGTTCATCACCAAAGTATG GCACCCGAATATTAGCAGCCAAAATGGAGCAATTTGCTTGGACATACTGAAAGATCAGTGGAGCCCAGCCCTTACCTTGAAGACAGCATTGCTATCCCTTCAAGCTCTTCTTTCTGCTCCTGCCCCTGATGATCCTCAGGATGCTGTTGTTGCACAACAG TATCTGCGTGACAAGGCCACATTTGTCAGTACTGCTCGCTATTGGACCGAGGCATTTGCAAAGAGTGACTCCACCGGCATGGAAGAAAAG GTGCAGAAGCTGGTCGAGATGGGCTTCCCCGAGGATATGGTGAGAAGCGCCCTGATGAGTGTGAACGGCGACGAGAACATGGCTCTCGAGAAGCTCTGCTCTGGCTGA